A portion of the Burkholderia sp. GAS332 genome contains these proteins:
- a CDS encoding transcriptional regulator, LysR family, with amino-acid sequence MRLTQLRSFYAVGKHGSVTAAARALHVSQPTVTTQVRDLEESYGVELFHRSGRRIMLTAAGDTLFAIAQRMFGNEQEAIDFLKESAGLSTGSIRVGAVGPLHAMEIVAAFHRRYPGLRVSIRLGNSEETVRGLLSYETDVAVLAQYGANPLLHYVPYRQHPLVIIVPATHRLARRRSVRLEELRNEPMIMREPGSTTRKALEDALRQHGIEPNFALEVGSREAVREAVIFGLGVAAVSEREHVDDSRLRKLTIHGEQVLTHAHVACLAERKAARLVQAFLEVVNQVLIEKGAEAATS; translated from the coding sequence ATGCGACTCACTCAATTGCGCTCGTTTTACGCCGTCGGCAAACACGGCAGCGTGACGGCCGCCGCGCGGGCGCTGCACGTCAGCCAGCCGACTGTCACAACACAGGTGCGGGATCTGGAGGAGAGCTACGGGGTGGAGCTGTTCCATCGCAGCGGTCGTCGGATCATGCTGACTGCAGCCGGGGACACGCTGTTCGCGATTGCTCAGCGGATGTTCGGTAACGAACAGGAGGCAATCGACTTTCTGAAGGAATCGGCGGGCCTGAGCACCGGAAGCATCCGCGTGGGCGCGGTTGGGCCACTCCATGCCATGGAAATCGTCGCGGCGTTCCATCGTCGCTACCCGGGACTGCGCGTCTCGATCCGGCTCGGCAACTCAGAGGAAACCGTGCGCGGCCTGTTGTCGTATGAAACGGACGTCGCGGTGCTGGCGCAATATGGCGCCAATCCGCTGCTTCATTACGTGCCCTATCGTCAGCACCCGCTGGTCATCATCGTTCCAGCGACGCATCGGCTGGCACGCCGACGCAGCGTCCGTCTGGAAGAACTGCGCAACGAGCCCATGATCATGCGCGAGCCGGGCTCCACCACCCGCAAGGCGCTGGAAGACGCACTACGCCAGCACGGCATCGAGCCAAACTTCGCGCTGGAAGTGGGTAGCCGGGAGGCCGTGCGCGAAGCAGTCATATTCGGGCTCGGGGTAGCCGCCGTGTCGGAGCGCGAGCATGTCGACGACTCGCGACTGCGCAAGCTGACGATCCACGGTGAGCAGGTGTTGACTCACGCGCATGTCGCCTGCCTCGCCGAGCGTAAAGCCGCGCGGCTCGTGCAGGCTTTCCTCGAGGTGGTCAATCAGGTATTGATCGAAAAAGGCGCCGAGGCCGCCACGAGCTAA
- a CDS encoding transcriptional regulator, GntR family, whose product MLKLHESIVADLIEAIVSGRHAPGTSLPNEIELAEAKGVSRTAAREAMQKLQSLGLIEVRRRKGASVLPRSDWNLLDPSVLDVAVTYVADVEFFQDLIEARLLIEPRAAELAAQRANDRDIERIEAALTSMGVQAEGTRGPGWHDADLSFHTSIIDAAGNWVLRQLIVTIRAALAAEIRVTGQHAASPKESLQLHRNVFEAIRRRQPAEAHAAMTWLLLSTRRDLDAMGRGGVLRSQG is encoded by the coding sequence ATGTTGAAGCTGCATGAGTCGATCGTCGCAGATCTGATCGAAGCGATCGTGTCCGGGCGGCATGCGCCGGGCACCTCGCTGCCGAACGAGATCGAACTGGCCGAGGCGAAAGGAGTCAGCCGAACCGCGGCGCGGGAAGCCATGCAAAAGCTGCAGTCCCTTGGCCTGATCGAAGTGCGTCGACGCAAAGGCGCCAGCGTGCTGCCCCGCAGCGACTGGAATCTGCTAGACCCGAGCGTGCTCGACGTAGCCGTCACGTATGTGGCGGACGTCGAATTTTTCCAGGATCTGATCGAGGCACGCCTGCTGATTGAACCGCGCGCCGCGGAGCTCGCCGCACAACGCGCGAACGACCGGGATATCGAACGGATCGAAGCTGCGCTCACTTCAATGGGGGTTCAGGCCGAAGGAACGCGCGGCCCCGGTTGGCACGATGCAGATCTGTCCTTCCACACCTCAATCATCGACGCAGCCGGGAACTGGGTTTTACGACAATTGATCGTGACGATCCGGGCGGCGCTTGCCGCCGAGATTCGCGTGACGGGTCAGCATGCGGCCTCCCCGAAAGAATCCCTGCAGTTGCACCGGAACGTCTTTGAAGCGATTCGCCGGCGACAGCCCGCGGAGGCGCATGCCGCCATGACCTGGCTACTCCTCTCGACGCGGCGCGATCTCGACGCAATGGGTCGCGGCGGAGTACTCCGCTCGCAGGGATAG